The Daucus carota subsp. sativus chromosome 9, DH1 v3.0, whole genome shotgun sequence genome window below encodes:
- the LOC108203337 gene encoding probable LRR receptor-like serine/threonine-protein kinase At3g47570 yields the protein MVPISLYNISSLYKLGLNENALKGILPSDLGFTLPNLQALYASHNKFSGPLPPSIVNASNLIIFDIQHNSITGPIPNNLGSLPNLEWLGLGSNLLGLNDWNFFNSLVNCTRLKTLSLDTNGLTGELPSSIANLSATMENLYMYSNHIRGSIPHGIGKLVNLINLNLGDNFLTGSIPQSIGRLSKLGVLVLSENNIVRAIPTSISNMTRLSYLYIQDNLLQGSIPTPLFNITLEELYLSNNHFRGAIPDEIVFMSNCIVLNLSRNLFSGPLPSNIGSLKQLVTLDLSDNKLSGEVPATLDGCLMLEELYMAGNLFQGRIPSSLKALKNLALVDLSNNNISGSIPSFFEGFRYIIFLDLSHNKLEGEVPEKGIFSNASVFSVDGNLELCGGIQALHLPSCPRKVSRNKKRSLALRVLLIGILIPLGVLFACLALISYRRRNSNKLNDPIRILEDDRYPRLSYQDLLLATNEFSPDNLIGEGKYGSVYKGNLESVEHMVAVKVLNVEVHGANKTFLAECEALRNIRHRNLVKIITICSSTDFKGNDFKALVFEFMANGSLDSWLHPSPPDQQNERNLTLLQRLNIAIDIALGVDYLHHHSHESIIHSDLKPSNILLDEGFVAHIGDFGLARFSFATTTNVSQAQMSSTGVRGTIGYVPPGEI from the coding sequence ATGGTTCCCATCTCACTTTACAACATTTCGTCCCTCTATAAGCTTGGCCTAAACGAAAATGCATTGAAAGGAATTCTTCCATCAGATTTGGGCTTCACCCTTCCAAATCTACAAGCCCTCTACGCTTCACATAACAAATTTTCTGGTCCACTACCACCATCAATAGTTAACGCTTCCAATCTCATTATCTTTGATATCCAGCATAACAGTATTACTGGGCCTATACCGAACAATTTGGGTAGCCTTCCTAATCTTGAATGGTTAGGGCTGGGTAGTAATCTACTCGGCCTCAATGACTGGAACTTTTTCAATTCTTTGGTTAATTGTACCCGTCTGAAGACATTGAGCTTGGACACTAATGGTTTAACAGGTGAGCTCCCTAGCTCCATTGCAAATCTCTCGGCCACTATGGAAAACCTGTATATGTACAGTAACCACATACGCGGAAGCATACCTCATGGAATCGGAAAACTTGTCAACCTGATAAATCTGAATTTAGGAGACAACTTCTTAACGGGGAGCATTCCACAATCAATTGGAAGACTATCAAAATTAGGAGTACTAGTTTTGAGTGAAAACAACATTGTACGAGCAATTCCAACTTCCATTAGCAACATGACTCGGTTAAGTTATCTCTATATACAAGATAATCTACTCCAAGGAAGCATACCTACTCCATTGTTCAACATTACTTTAGAGGAATTGTACCTTTCCAACAACCATTTTAGAGGCGCGATACCTGATGAAATTGTGTTTATGTCCAATTGCATTGTCCTTAATCTGTCGCGAAATCTATTCAGCGGTCCACTTCCATCCAACATTGGAAGCTTGAAACAATTGGTCACACTAGACCTTTCGGACAACAAACTAAGTGGAGAGGTACCGGCTACACTTGATGGATGTTTAATGTTGGAGGAACTATATATGGCAGGAAATCTTTTTCAAGGTAGAATTCCATCCTCTCTTAAAGCTTTGAAAAATCTTGCATTAGTAGATCTTTCAAACAATAATATCTCTGGGAGTATTCCAAGCTTTTTTGAGGGGTTTCGTTATATCATATTTCTTGACCTGTCACACAACAAGCTTGAGGGTGAAGTGCCTGAAAAGGGTATATTTTCAAATGCTAGTGTCTTTTCTGTTGATGGAAATTTGGAACTTTGTGGAGGTATTCAAGCATTGCATCTACCATCTTGTCCTCGAAAAGTCTCCAGGAATAAGAAAAGATCACTAGCCCTCAGAGTTTTGTTAATTGGAATTCTTATACCTCTTGGTGTATTGTTTGCTTGTCTTGCCTTAATTTCATATCGACGTCGAAATTCCAACAAGTTGAATGACCCCATCCGAATATTGGAGGATGATCGATATCCCAGACTTTCATACCAAGACCTTCTGCTAGCTACAAATGAGTTTTCTCCGGATAATTTGATCGGTGAAGGAAAATACGGTTCCGTTTACAAAGGAAATCTTGAATCAGTTGAACATATGGTTGCTGTGAAGGTACTAAATGTTGAAGTACATGGAGCAAACAAGACTTTTTTGGCAGAGTGTGAAGCATTGAGAAACATTCGTCATCGAAATCTTGTCAAGATCATCACAATATGCTCTAGCACTGACTTCAAGGGAAATGACTTCAAGGCATTAGTTTTCGAGTTCATGGCAAATGGGAGTCTAGACAGCTGGTTGCATCCAAGTCCTCCTGATCAACAGAACGAAAGAAACTTGACTCTACTCCAAAGACTAAATATTGCCATTGATATTGCACTGGGGGTGGATTACCTGCATCATCACAGTCATGAAAGTATCATTCATTCTGACTTAAAGCCAAGTAATATTCTCCTTGATGAGGGATTTGTTGCTCATATTGGTGATTTTGGTTTGGCAAGGTTTTCTTTTGCTACTACAACAAATGTGAGTCAAGCACAAATGAGTTCGACTGGTGTACGTGGGACAATTGGATATGTTCCTCCAGGTGAAATTTGA
- the LOC108192718 gene encoding receptor-like protein 43 yields the protein MLNGSLTGFICNSSLLQILNLSRNNLSGVLPICQTNFSSLLVFDLPMNNIRGNIPATLSKIRYLETINLNSNQLEGRIPSSFAEFEFLQVLDLGNHQMNGAFPQCLEALPNLQVLVLKSNRFHGVKKKSSKIEHPFPSLRIIDLSYNEFSGPLPAIYLRNFKAMMNGEVNKIARSYMERQYYSDSTSLVIKGVDLVLERILTIFTTIDISSNNFEGKIAEYILEI from the coding sequence ATGCTCAATGGGTCACTGACCGGCTTCATCTGTAATTCAAGCCTTCTTCAGATTCTAAATTTGTCTCGTAACAATTTGAGTGGTGTACTCCCCATTTGTCAAACAAATTTTTCCAGTCTCTTAGTGTTTGATCTGCCTATGAATAACATCCGGGGAAACATCCCAGCTACCTTATCAAAAATCCGTTATCTAGAAACTATAAATTTGAATAGTAATCAGTTGGAAGGAAGAATTCCTTCTTCTTTTgctgaatttgaatttttacaagTTCTTGATCTTGGAAACCATCAAATGAATGGTGCATTTCCACAGTGTTTGGAAGCTCTTCCAAATCTCCAAGTTCTTGTTCTGAAATCAAATAGGTTTCATGGTGTTAAAAAAAAGAGTTCTAAGATTGAACACCCGTTTCCTAGCTTGAGAATCATTGATCTGTCGTACAATGAGTTTTCAGGCCCACTTCCAGCAATTTATCTTAGAAACTTTAAAGCTATGATGAACGGTGAAGTGAATAAGATAGCGCGTAGTTACATGGAGAGGCAGTATTACAGTGATTCGACAAGTCTAGTGATTAAAGGCGTAGATTTGGTGTTAGAAAGAATTTTAACTATTTTCACAACAATTGATATATCAAGCAACAATTTTGAAGGGAAGATTGCTGAATATATATTGGAAATTTAG